In Halosegnis marinus, one genomic interval encodes:
- the ileS gene encoding isoleucine--tRNA ligase → MTNDDDPGAGTRFGAVPDQYDPDDLEPGVFDYWAETDAYERTRRHRADGEDFFFVDGPPYTSGAAHMGTTWNKTLKDAYIRYKRMRGYNVTDRPGYDMHGLPIETKVEEKLGFENKKDIEEYGMEAFIDACKEFADEQLEGLQSDFESFGVWMDWDNPYKTVSPEYMEAVWWAFGRAHERGLVERGKRSITQCPRCETAIAKNEVEYHQVEDPSIYVKFPLREAERSEASDRASGEAASQPREGSLVAWTTTPWTVPANTFVAVDEDVTYAAVEATKDGETELLYVAEGVVEEVLKKGRYDSYEVRETLPGAEMLGWTYDHPLAEEVPDHPAFEGAGQVYHADYVEVDRTGLVHSAPGHGEEDFERGQQLGLDVFCPVGSDGVYDERAGKYAGQFVRDANDDIIADLDANGRLLASETYTHDYGQCWRCDTDIVFLATDQWFITVTDVKDELLDNIEDSEWYPADARDNRFRNFVEDSPDWNVSRQRYWGVPIPIWLPEDWSGDMSEAVVIGTREELAERVDQDVDPADVDLHRPTVDHLTVTENGTTYERVPDVFDVWIDSSAASWGTLDYPGNEEAFERLWPSDLIIEAHDQTRGWFWSQLGMGTAALGEVPYSDVVMHGYANMPDGRGMSKSKGITVEPGEVIEEHGADPMRLFLLSRNPQGEDMRFSWDETENMQRDLNILWNVFRFPLPYMRMDGFDPDAVSLADCELEAVDEWLLSRLQTVVEEMTAAWERYRQDEALDVLLEFVVEDVSRFYIQVVRERMWEESDSASKTAAYKTLHHVLLEAVTLFAPYAPLVTEEMYGTLSSEDDHPTVHMRDWPEFDETWYDPQLEADIDAVRAVEEAGANARQQAGRKLRWPVARVVVAANDDAVADSVDRQRALLRERLNARAIELVEPGDDWGELAYGARADMSVLGPAFGGDAGEVMNALNAVTVTAKDLDALEAAVAEELGREVELDPEMVEFVTETPAGVEGTEFRVGGDAGGVVYVDTELTDDIEAEGYAREVIRRVQEARKDLDLDLDAEIVLDLDVADDRVAALVAEREDLVAEETRATFGDVTDGFRETYEVEGVEMTVGVAPAE, encoded by the coding sequence ATGACCAACGACGACGACCCCGGCGCTGGAACGCGCTTCGGGGCGGTCCCCGACCAGTACGACCCGGACGACCTGGAGCCGGGCGTCTTCGACTACTGGGCGGAGACGGACGCCTACGAGCGGACGCGACGCCACCGCGCGGACGGCGAGGACTTCTTCTTCGTGGACGGGCCGCCGTACACCTCCGGCGCGGCCCACATGGGCACGACGTGGAACAAGACGCTGAAGGACGCCTACATCCGCTACAAGCGGATGCGCGGCTACAACGTCACCGACCGGCCGGGCTACGACATGCACGGGCTCCCCATCGAGACGAAGGTGGAGGAGAAGCTCGGCTTCGAGAACAAGAAGGACATCGAGGAGTACGGCATGGAGGCGTTCATCGACGCCTGCAAGGAGTTCGCCGACGAGCAGCTGGAGGGCCTCCAGTCCGACTTCGAGTCGTTCGGCGTCTGGATGGACTGGGACAACCCCTACAAGACCGTCTCGCCGGAGTACATGGAGGCGGTGTGGTGGGCGTTCGGGCGCGCCCACGAGCGCGGGCTGGTCGAGCGCGGCAAGCGCTCCATCACCCAGTGTCCCCGGTGCGAGACGGCCATCGCGAAGAACGAGGTCGAGTACCACCAGGTCGAGGACCCCTCCATCTACGTGAAGTTCCCGCTGCGCGAGGCCGAGCGAAGCGAGGCCTCGGACCGAGCGAGCGGCGAAGCCGCGAGCCAGCCGCGCGAGGGCTCGCTGGTGGCGTGGACGACCACGCCGTGGACCGTCCCCGCGAACACCTTCGTCGCCGTGGACGAGGACGTGACCTACGCCGCCGTCGAGGCGACGAAGGACGGCGAGACGGAACTGCTGTACGTCGCCGAGGGCGTCGTCGAGGAGGTCCTGAAGAAGGGCCGCTACGACTCCTACGAGGTGCGCGAGACGCTGCCGGGCGCGGAGATGCTCGGCTGGACGTACGACCACCCGCTCGCCGAGGAGGTGCCCGACCACCCCGCGTTCGAGGGCGCGGGACAGGTGTACCACGCCGACTACGTCGAGGTCGACCGCACGGGGCTCGTCCACTCCGCGCCGGGCCACGGTGAGGAGGACTTCGAGCGCGGCCAGCAGCTTGGACTGGACGTGTTCTGCCCGGTCGGCTCCGACGGCGTCTACGACGAGCGCGCCGGGAAGTACGCCGGGCAGTTCGTCCGCGACGCGAACGACGACATCATCGCGGACCTCGACGCGAACGGCCGCCTGCTCGCGAGCGAGACGTACACCCACGACTACGGGCAGTGCTGGCGGTGCGACACGGACATCGTCTTCCTCGCGACGGACCAGTGGTTCATCACCGTCACCGACGTGAAGGACGAACTGCTCGACAACATCGAGGACAGCGAGTGGTACCCCGCCGACGCGCGGGACAACCGCTTCCGCAACTTCGTGGAGGACTCGCCGGACTGGAACGTCTCCAGGCAGCGCTACTGGGGCGTCCCCATCCCCATCTGGCTCCCCGAGGACTGGAGCGGGGACATGTCCGAGGCCGTCGTCATCGGCACCCGCGAGGAACTCGCCGAGCGCGTCGACCAGGACGTGGACCCGGCCGACGTGGACCTCCACCGGCCGACCGTGGACCATCTCACCGTCACCGAGAACGGGACGACCTACGAGCGCGTCCCCGACGTGTTCGACGTGTGGATCGACTCCTCGGCGGCGTCGTGGGGGACGCTCGACTACCCGGGCAACGAGGAGGCGTTCGAGCGGCTGTGGCCCTCCGACCTCATCATCGAGGCACACGACCAGACCCGCGGGTGGTTCTGGTCGCAACTCGGCATGGGCACCGCCGCGCTCGGCGAGGTTCCCTACTCCGACGTGGTGATGCACGGCTACGCCAACATGCCCGACGGCCGCGGCATGTCGAAGTCGAAGGGCATCACCGTCGAGCCGGGCGAGGTCATCGAGGAGCACGGCGCGGACCCGATGCGGCTGTTCCTCCTGTCGCGGAACCCACAGGGCGAGGACATGCGCTTCTCGTGGGACGAGACGGAGAACATGCAGCGGGACCTCAACATCCTCTGGAACGTGTTCCGCTTCCCGCTCCCGTACATGCGGATGGACGGGTTCGACCCCGACGCGGTGTCGCTCGCCGACTGCGAACTGGAGGCCGTCGACGAGTGGCTGCTCTCGCGGCTCCAGACCGTCGTCGAGGAGATGACGGCCGCGTGGGAGCGCTACCGGCAGGACGAGGCGCTCGACGTGCTGCTGGAGTTCGTCGTGGAGGACGTGTCGCGCTTCTACATCCAGGTCGTCCGCGAGCGGATGTGGGAGGAGTCGGACTCGGCCTCGAAGACGGCCGCGTACAAGACGCTCCACCACGTCCTGCTGGAGGCGGTGACGCTGTTCGCGCCGTACGCCCCGCTCGTCACCGAGGAGATGTACGGCACGCTGTCGAGCGAGGACGACCACCCGACCGTCCACATGCGGGACTGGCCCGAGTTCGACGAGACGTGGTACGACCCGCAACTGGAGGCCGACATCGACGCCGTCCGCGCCGTCGAGGAGGCGGGCGCGAACGCGCGCCAGCAGGCCGGCCGGAAGCTCCGGTGGCCCGTCGCGCGCGTCGTCGTCGCCGCGAACGACGACGCCGTCGCCGACTCGGTGGACCGCCAGCGCGCCCTGCTGCGCGAGCGGCTCAACGCCCGCGCCATCGAACTGGTGGAGCCGGGCGACGACTGGGGCGAACTCGCCTACGGCGCGCGCGCCGACATGTCCGTGCTCGGCCCCGCGTTCGGCGGCGACGCCGGCGAGGTGATGAACGCGCTCAACGCCGTCACCGTGACCGCGAAGGACCTCGACGCGCTGGAGGCCGCGGTCGCGGAGGAGCTCGGCCGCGAGGTCGAACTCGACCCGGAGATGGTGGAGTTCGTCACCGAGACGCCCGCCGGCGTCGAGGGGACGGAGTTCCGCGTCGGCGGCGACGCGGGCGGCGTCGTCTACGTGGACACCGAACTCACCGACGACATCGAGGCCGAGGGGTACGCGAGGGAGGTCATCCGCCGCGTCCAGGAGGCGCGCAAGGACCTCGACCTCGACCTCGACGCCGAGATCGTGCTGGACCTCGACGTGGCCGACGACCGCGTGGCCGCGCTGGTCGCGGAGCGCGAGGACCTCGTCGCCGAGGAAACCCGCGCGACGTTCGGCGACGTGACCGACGGCTTCCGCGAGACGTACGAGGTGGAGGGCGTCGAGATGACGGTCGGCGTCGCGCCCGCGGAGTAG
- a CDS encoding uracil-DNA glycosylase, translating into MNPSEVPYPEDGTHALAEDCRRCPALCESRTRISWGNGPRDARVVVVGEAPAAGDPGADRWKGGNLTGAAYTSRASGRKVRALVADAGVGPAYYTNAVKCHPAGNRDPTEEERTNCRPWLREEVATVAPDAILPTGKHATASVFALLGRDLDGFLDTVLAPVDTEYGRVVPLLHPSYEEVWRSRLGHTRESYVAALAEAVSR; encoded by the coding sequence GTGAACCCGAGCGAGGTCCCCTACCCGGAGGACGGGACGCACGCGCTCGCCGAGGACTGCCGGCGCTGTCCCGCCCTCTGCGAGTCGCGCACCCGAATCTCGTGGGGGAACGGCCCGCGCGACGCCCGCGTGGTCGTCGTGGGCGAGGCCCCCGCCGCGGGCGACCCGGGAGCCGACCGCTGGAAGGGCGGGAACCTCACCGGGGCGGCCTACACCTCGCGCGCCTCGGGCCGGAAGGTCCGGGCGCTCGTGGCCGACGCCGGGGTCGGCCCGGCCTACTACACGAACGCGGTGAAGTGCCACCCCGCGGGGAACCGCGACCCCACGGAGGAGGAGCGAACCAACTGCCGGCCGTGGCTCCGCGAGGAGGTGGCGACGGTCGCGCCCGACGCGATACTCCCGACCGGGAAACACGCCACGGCGTCGGTGTTCGCGCTCCTCGGCCGGGACCTCGACGGCTTCCTCGACACCGTGCTCGCCCCCGTCGACACCGAGTACGGGCGGGTCGTTCCGCTCCTGCACCCGAGCTACGAGGAGGTGTGGCGCTCGCGGCTCGGCCACACGCGGGAGAGCTACGTCGCGGCGCTGGCCGAGGCCGTCTCGCGGTAG
- a CDS encoding MFS transporter yields MSLSPRRRRALLWTLLAAGFLLVNFHRTATAVLADSLARTFETDAAELGFLHASFFYIYAGLQLPAGLLVDRYGPRGVASVGLGAMTVGVVGFAFAGSFTGAFLARAVVGLGGSVLYVATLRFCAAWFSADAYATMTGLTIAAAGVGGILATTPLALAIEATGWRDAVLASAVAGAVIAVGIALFVRDRPPGGLAERVGVASDGGESSPPSLSQVVANTRHVLGEGETWLMGVTLFLVLGANFTVLGLWGVPFVVDVYGVSVATASTFVLLGNVGFVLGSPVFGALSDRLERRTSLMVGSAAVFTVAYGVLVVVPPLPVVGLVLFTVLFANGGVALAFTVAKERHEPDVAGTVTGVINSLGYFGAAVLPSVMGYVLDAYWTGEVIGGARVYTPGGYRVAFAIAAGAGVLATLCTVALHYRETASASAAT; encoded by the coding sequence ATGTCGCTGTCCCCCCGCCGTCGCCGCGCGCTGCTGTGGACCCTGCTGGCGGCGGGCTTCCTCCTCGTGAACTTCCACCGGACGGCCACCGCGGTGCTGGCCGACTCGCTCGCCCGGACCTTCGAGACGGACGCCGCGGAACTCGGCTTCCTCCACGCCTCCTTCTTCTACATCTACGCGGGGCTCCAGCTCCCCGCGGGCCTGCTGGTGGACCGCTACGGCCCGCGCGGCGTCGCCTCCGTGGGACTGGGCGCGATGACCGTCGGCGTCGTCGGGTTCGCCTTCGCCGGGTCGTTCACCGGCGCGTTCCTCGCGCGGGCGGTGGTCGGCCTCGGCGGAAGCGTCCTCTACGTCGCGACGCTCCGCTTCTGTGCCGCGTGGTTCAGCGCCGACGCCTACGCGACGATGACGGGGCTGACCATCGCGGCGGCGGGCGTCGGGGGCATCCTCGCCACCACGCCGCTGGCGCTCGCCATCGAGGCGACCGGCTGGCGCGACGCGGTGCTCGCCTCGGCCGTCGCGGGCGCGGTCATCGCCGTCGGCATCGCGCTGTTCGTCCGCGACCGGCCGCCGGGGGGACTGGCCGAGCGGGTCGGAGTCGCGTCCGACGGCGGCGAGTCGTCCCCGCCCTCGCTGTCGCAGGTCGTCGCGAACACCCGCCACGTCCTCGGCGAGGGGGAGACGTGGCTGATGGGCGTCACGCTGTTCCTGGTCCTCGGGGCGAACTTCACCGTCCTCGGGCTCTGGGGCGTCCCGTTCGTCGTGGACGTGTACGGGGTGTCGGTGGCGACGGCCTCGACGTTCGTCCTGCTCGGCAACGTCGGGTTCGTCCTCGGCTCGCCCGTCTTCGGCGCGCTCTCCGACCGGCTGGAGCGTCGCACGAGCCTCATGGTCGGGTCGGCGGCCGTATTCACCGTCGCGTACGGCGTGCTGGTGGTCGTGCCGCCGCTCCCCGTCGTCGGCCTCGTCCTCTTCACCGTGCTGTTCGCCAACGGCGGCGTCGCGCTCGCCTTCACCGTCGCGAAGGAGCGCCACGAGCCGGACGTGGCGGGCACCGTCACCGGCGTCATCAACAGCCTCGGCTACTTCGGCGCGGCCGTCCTCCCCTCGGTGATGGGGTACGTCCTCGACGCCTACTGGACGGGCGAGGTCATCGGCGGCGCGCGCGTTTACACCCCCGGCGGCTACCGGGTCGCCTTCGCCATCGCGGCGGGCGCGGGCGTGCTCGCGACGCTGTGTACCGTCGCGCTCCACTACCGCGAGACGGCCTCGGCCAGCGCCGCGACGTAG
- a CDS encoding HIT family protein has translation MSDDCVFCAIVAGDIPGRTVYEDDGTLAFLDANPLAPGHTLVIPKEHHQHLQDLDDDLAADLYATLQRVVPAVEDSVGADASNVAFNNGPAAGQEVPHVHGHVIPRFEGDGGAPIHAVAGDRPDLSDDELDDIAADIGGRLD, from the coding sequence ATGTCCGACGACTGTGTCTTCTGTGCCATCGTCGCCGGGGACATCCCCGGCCGCACCGTGTACGAGGACGACGGGACGCTCGCCTTCCTCGACGCGAACCCGCTCGCGCCCGGCCACACGCTCGTGATTCCGAAGGAACACCACCAGCACCTGCAGGACCTCGACGACGACCTCGCCGCCGACCTCTACGCGACCCTCCAGCGGGTCGTCCCCGCCGTCGAGGACAGCGTCGGCGCCGACGCCTCGAACGTCGCGTTCAACAACGGCCCCGCGGCGGGCCAGGAGGTGCCCCACGTCCACGGCCACGTCATCCCGCGGTTCGAGGGCGACGGCGGCGCGCCCATCCACGCCGTCGCGGGCGACCGCCCGGACCTCTCGGACGACGAACTCGACGACATCGCGGCCGACATCGGCGGCCGGCTCGACTGA
- a CDS encoding ParA family protein produces MSTNVTSLVGAVGGAGTTRLCIELAGLFAAEGDRAVVLDAAYATQGLADHMDGRIDPDATALVTADRPLADGLVGLDTAGDGTVEALPARASFERLARAKTPEAARRFESLLAEAREHADRVLVDVPPVAANQAVAAVNAADRVALVAPGTTRGADGVARLRDRLADIGTEADAVVATRAVECDFADACVPADDAEPGETPVADTADGAFAAGVAAAAEVACDAEIERSFDGGLLPL; encoded by the coding sequence GTGTCAACGAACGTGACTTCTCTCGTCGGCGCGGTCGGCGGCGCGGGCACGACGCGGCTGTGTATCGAACTCGCGGGGCTGTTCGCGGCCGAGGGCGACCGCGCCGTCGTCCTCGACGCCGCCTACGCGACACAGGGGCTCGCGGACCACATGGACGGCCGCATCGACCCCGACGCGACGGCCCTCGTCACGGCGGACCGACCGCTCGCGGACGGCCTCGTCGGGCTCGACACGGCCGGCGACGGCACCGTCGAGGCGCTGCCGGCGCGTGCGTCGTTCGAACGGCTGGCGCGCGCGAAGACCCCGGAGGCCGCCCGCCGCTTCGAGTCGCTCCTCGCCGAGGCGCGCGAGCACGCCGACCGCGTCCTCGTGGACGTGCCGCCCGTCGCCGCGAACCAGGCCGTCGCGGCCGTGAACGCCGCCGACCGGGTCGCGCTCGTCGCGCCTGGGACGACCCGCGGCGCGGACGGCGTCGCCCGTCTGCGCGACCGGCTGGCGGATATCGGGACCGAGGCCGACGCCGTCGTCGCGACGCGGGCTGTCGAGTGCGACTTCGCGGACGCGTGCGTCCCGGCCGACGACGCCGAGCCGGGCGAGACGCCCGTGGCCGACACGGCCGACGGGGCCTTCGCGGCCGGCGTGGCCGCGGCCGCCGAGGTCGCCTGCGACGCGGAGATAGAGCGGTCGTTCGACGGCGGCCTGCTCCCCCTATAG
- a CDS encoding transcription initiation factor IIB, with product MSTTETTCPECSGTVTPDGTERVCSACGLVVGEDALDRGPEWRSFADDDTNPKRTGAPLTRSRHDKGLSTEIGRSTRLKGRKRRRVARMRRQHNRARISTKRERNQVYSFTEIRRLVSDLELGEPVREQACALFDSAQSADLLQGRSLEGFAAAAVYAVCRTNGVSRTVEEVADRAKATADELRVAYDAVNRELGLPTGPVHPREYLARYASELDLPRAVETRATELAERVHEEGIAVGRNPSGVAAACLYTAGRERDARLSQADAAAVAGVTPVTLRNTYTDLVER from the coding sequence ATGAGCACGACGGAGACGACGTGTCCCGAGTGTAGCGGAACAGTCACCCCCGACGGAACCGAGCGCGTCTGTAGCGCGTGCGGCCTCGTGGTCGGCGAGGACGCCCTGGACCGCGGCCCCGAGTGGCGCTCCTTCGCGGACGACGACACGAACCCCAAGCGCACCGGCGCGCCGCTGACGCGCTCCCGGCACGACAAGGGGCTCTCGACGGAGATCGGCCGCTCCACGCGGCTGAAGGGGCGCAAGCGCCGCCGCGTCGCCCGGATGCGCCGCCAGCACAACCGCGCGCGCATCTCGACCAAGCGCGAGCGCAACCAGGTGTACTCCTTCACCGAGATACGCCGGCTGGTAAGCGACCTCGAACTCGGCGAGCCGGTTCGCGAGCAGGCGTGTGCGCTGTTCGACTCCGCACAGAGCGCCGACCTCCTGCAGGGGCGCTCGCTGGAGGGCTTCGCCGCCGCGGCGGTGTACGCCGTCTGCCGGACGAACGGCGTCTCGCGCACCGTCGAGGAGGTCGCCGACCGCGCGAAGGCGACCGCCGACGAGCTCCGGGTGGCCTACGACGCCGTGAACCGCGAACTCGGCCTCCCGACCGGCCCGGTCCACCCGCGCGAGTACCTCGCCCGGTACGCCTCCGAGTTGGACCTCCCGCGGGCCGTCGAGACGCGCGCGACCGAACTCGCCGAGCGCGTCCACGAGGAGGGTATCGCCGTCGGGCGCAACCCCTCCGGCGTCGCCGCGGCGTGTCTCTACACCGCCGGCCGCGAGCGCGACGCGCGCCTCTCACAGGCCGACGCGGCCGCGGTCGCGGGCGTGACGCCCGTCACCCTGCGCAACACCTACACCGACCTGGTCGAGCGCTGA
- a CDS encoding division plane positioning ATPase MipZ, whose product MILAVVGGKGGVGKSTVAFGVAAELDAVCVDADLGMADLPERRGPDLHDVLAGRAAAVEAVDESGPVDLLPCGRTLAGARASDPRALRAALSAVEAEYGRVVVDCPAGLGRDSGAALAAADACLLVTTAERAAVADALRTRELARALDAGLVGVVVDFAEETGPLRGRFGAPATALPESEAVRRATRHGLPVGEVAPESVVAERLEEVAALVQRSTRSV is encoded by the coding sequence GTGATACTCGCCGTCGTCGGGGGGAAGGGCGGCGTCGGGAAGTCGACCGTCGCGTTCGGGGTCGCCGCGGAGCTCGACGCCGTCTGCGTGGACGCCGACCTCGGGATGGCCGACCTGCCGGAGCGGCGCGGGCCGGACCTCCACGACGTCCTGGCGGGCCGCGCCGCGGCCGTGGAGGCCGTGGACGAGTCCGGGCCCGTCGACCTGCTCCCGTGCGGGCGAACGCTGGCCGGCGCGCGGGCGAGCGACCCGCGGGCGCTCCGAGCGGCGCTGTCGGCCGTCGAGGCGGAGTACGGCCGCGTCGTCGTGGACTGTCCGGCCGGGCTGGGCCGCGACTCGGGGGCGGCGCTCGCGGCCGCCGACGCCTGTCTGCTCGTGACGACCGCCGAGCGGGCCGCGGTCGCCGACGCGCTCCGGACGCGCGAACTCGCACGAGCGCTGGACGCGGGGCTCGTCGGCGTGGTCGTGGACTTCGCGGAAGAGACGGGACCGCTCCGCGGGCGCTTCGGCGCGCCCGCGACGGCGCTCCCCGAGTCGGAGGCGGTGCGGCGCGCGACACGCCACGGGCTTCCCGTGGGCGAGGTCGCGCCGGAGTCGGTCGTCGCCGAACGGCTGGAGGAAGTGGCCGCGCTCGTTCAGCGCTCGACCAGGTCGGTGTAG
- a CDS encoding DUF7504 family protein, with the protein MPLHGEGSRGSERGVSGVSAGGESAPVGRGRATLLCGDAMDAGVSDACTGALEGGDSVLWVSYTRSPDDCFDQLPGLAADRKAAVDVGGGTRSAAATGGGGGGAGGDVSVADPNDLTGIGIAVTDQLSEGAHVCFDSVTTMLQYVETKRAYTFLNSLLGHLWNANATAHFHFNPEAHDPQTVAAVTSLFDARIDVDGEGRTRR; encoded by the coding sequence ATGCCGCTCCATGGCGAAGGGAGCCGGGGGAGCGAGCGCGGGGTGTCCGGGGTGAGCGCCGGCGGGGAGTCGGCGCCGGTCGGGCGGGGACGCGCGACGCTCCTGTGCGGCGACGCGATGGACGCCGGCGTGAGCGACGCCTGTACCGGCGCGCTGGAGGGCGGCGACTCGGTGTTGTGGGTGAGTTACACCCGTTCGCCGGACGACTGCTTCGACCAGCTTCCCGGCCTCGCCGCGGACCGCAAGGCCGCGGTGGACGTCGGCGGCGGAACCCGCTCCGCGGCCGCGACGGGCGGCGGCGGCGGCGGGGCGGGCGGCGACGTCTCCGTCGCGGACCCGAACGACCTCACCGGCATCGGCATCGCCGTCACCGACCAGCTCTCCGAGGGGGCCCACGTCTGTTTCGACTCCGTGACGACGATGCTCCAGTACGTCGAGACGAAGCGCGCGTACACCTTCCTGAACTCGCTGCTCGGCCACCTGTGGAACGCGAACGCGACGGCCCATTTCCACTTCAACCCCGAGGCGCACGACCCGCAGACCGTCGCGGCGGTCACCTCGCTGTTCGACGCCCGTATCGACGTGGACGGCGAGGGCCGGACGCGCCGGTAG